The Ensifer canadensis genomic sequence GGATCGGTGCGGAGGTCGTTACCGTCGTCGCCAATGGCGTGGGCGGCGGCTCGCTGATCAATGCCGGGGTCATGGAAACGCCGCTGCCAAGCATATTCCATAGGGGATGGCCAGCGGCCCTCAAGGACCTCTCGGTCTGGAAATCCTATTTCGATCGCGCCCGTGATCTGCTCGGCAGCACCATCATGGGCACCCCAAACACCATTGCAAACCATGTTGATGGCGTGCCGCAAAAGTTTCGCTCCGTTCGCTCCATCGCCCCGGACGGCAATTTCCGCCCCGCCTCGATCACGGTCGCGATGAGCGACACCGTCAGTTCGGGCAATGTACGCCTTAACAAATGCGTGCGCTGCGGCGATTGCGCCACCGGCTGCAATGGGGGTGCGAAGAACTCGCTCGACGTCAATTTGTTGGCGCGGGCACACGAGTACGGTGCGGAAATTTTCAGCGGTGCGACCGTGCTGACCATCGCCAGGGATGGCGAGGCGGGCTGGATCGTCAACAGCGTCTACACCGACGCAAAATTGCGAAAGCGCGACGGCGGGACGGTGCCGATCAGGGCGCGCAAGGTCGTGCTTGGCCGCCGGTACTCTCGGCTCCAGCGAAATCCTGATGCGGTCACGCGGATTGGGCCTGCAACTGCCCGACAAGAACCTCGGAACACGGTGCTCGACCAATGGTGACATGCTGGTTGCCGACTATGCCACTACAGCCACTGTCAACACTGTCGCGGATGAAACGGTCAAACCCTCGGCCCGGGCGATCGGGCCGATGATTACCGGCGTGATCGACCTGCGTGCCTCCGCCGGTGTCATGATCGAGGAAATGTCGGTGCCGGCCGCCCTGCGCATCGCCTTTGCCGAGGTTTTTGCCACGCTCAATACGCTGCACGGCCTCGCCAGGCATGACGGCAGCCGTCACCGGCCGGGGTTTCCGGATGACGATATCTACGCAGTGCCGCCGGCACGCATCGGCCACTCGGCCCTCTACGCCGTCATGGCCGATGATGGCGCGGCGGGCCGGATCGAGCTCGACGGCGATCTCATCGCGACCGATCGCGACGGCATCGCGCGGATCCGCTGGGACAAGCTGCAAGGCCTGCCGATCTTCGACAAGGAGATCGAGGCGCTCGCGGCGCTGACCAAGAACTCAGGTGGCCGCCTCATCCCCAATCCGGTCTGGAAACTGTTGCCGGCCGATCTGACCTGGCTGCTCAAAGACCAGCGCGGACCGTTGGCAACCGTCCAACCGCTTGGCGGATGCGTGATGGCCGATACCGGCGCGGACGGTGTGGTCGACCATCTGGGGCGCGTCTTCACATCGGCGGATTCCGATGCTGTGTATGACGATCTCGTCGTGCTCGACGGATCGATCATTCCAACGGCCCTTGCAACGAACCCTGCCTTGACGATTACCGCGATCGCGCTACGCGCGGCCGAAACGTTGGCGGACGAGTGGGGCTATGCGGCGGCCGAAGCCCGGCCCATGGGTCCACCACTGGTTCGTCCGGTCTTTCGCAGCACCGACGTCGCCGCACGGGCGCAGTCGAGCGAAGTGGAAATCACCGAACGGCTTGTCGGCCGCATTCGCCTGACGCCCACTGATGGGGTCGAGGAAACCCGGATCGTCGAGCTGACCATGCGGTTTACACCGACGAGACTTGGACAATTGACGCCGAACAATGGCGGACATCCGATCCTTCGTGTCGCGACCGAAGTGCCGGATCGCGCCATCAGAAGCCAGATCCGGATCTTCCCTCGGGAGGTCTGGGAAACGCTCGAGACAACCTGGTTGCCTTTGCATGTGAAGGAGCAGCGACTCGACGCCGCCGTCGAGTTCAGCGCGCCGATTTCCGGCAGCCTCAGGATATTCGAGCGGCAGAAAAGCACGTTGCTTGGGCGGGTGTGGCGTGCCGGCAAGGCGTGGACGCTGAACCGGGGCCTTCGCGACGGCTACCAGGCTCTTGTCGATGGGGATGACGGCCCCGGTATCTGGTCGCGGCTTAAATCTGCTTTTGCGATCGCCAGCCGCTCCGGCGAGATCAGGGCGCTCAGCTATGATCTGACCATTGGGCCACGGGACGTCGGCGGCAAGATCACGCTTGCTGGCAACCGTATCGTCGGCACCAAGACCTTCACCTATGAGAGGCGCTGCAACCCCTGGCGCCAACTCATGGAGGTGAGGCTCGACAGGTTTCCAGGCCTCAGCGCTGACAGCGGCGAGCGCGTGCTGAAACTCGATGTCGGCTATCTCGCGCGGATCGGCCTGCCGTTATTCCGGATCGTCAATCAACGCGATGGCGCCAACACCATCGGCGAATTGCTGACATTCTTCGGCTTCGTCACGCGGCTTCTGCTTGGTCTGCACATCTGGAGCTTTCGTTCTCCCGACCAGGACAAGCGGTCAAGCGAGGCGATCGTCAACCGCCTGCCGCCGACCACCCTGAAGCTGCCTGGCGGCGCATCGATCACCGCCGAACTGCACCGCATCGCGCTTGCGCCCGAACGGCCGGATGGCGGAGGCAACGACATCCCCGGCGAAGTGCGGCTGACGCGCTATCGTCATCCCAACACCAAGAAGCGGCCGCTGGTGATGTTCCACGGCTATAGCGCCAGCGGCACGACGTTTGCGCATCATGCGGTCAACCCCAACTTCGCCAGCCATTTCTGGTGCACCGGCCGTGACATCTGGATCGCCGATCTGAGAACCAGCGCTGGTCAGCCGACCGCGACGCAGGCCTGGAGTTTTGACCAGATCGGCAATGTCGACGTGCCGGCAGCCCTGAAGACGGTGGCGGCGACGTCGCCGGACGGAACGGTCGACGTGATCGCCCATTGCATGGGAACCGTCGTTTTCAGCATTGCGGTTTTGAACGGCCATGCGACCGGGCTCGTCAATCGCGCGGCGTTCACGCAGGTCGGCCCGCTCGTGGTCTTCGCACCGGCCAACATCTTTCGCGCCTATGTCGTGCGCTATCTCATCGATTTCCTGCCGGACTGCTACAGCTTCAACCCGAAGGAGCCGACACTGGCCGACGATCTTCTCGATCGGCTGCTGTCGACACTGCCCTATCCCGTCGAGGAATTCGACGTCGAAAATCCGCTATGGCCGACGAAACGAACGCCCTGGACGCGGACGCGGCACCGCATGGACGCGCTTTACGGTCGCGATTTCAACGTGCGCAACATGGAGCCCGAGATGCTGCGCTATATCGACGAGCATTTCGGTCCGCTGAGCCTGTCGACGGTGTCGTCGACACTGCATTTCGTGCGCTATTCGACGATGACGGACTTTCATGGGCGCAATCGCCTGGTCTCGCGCCAGAATCTGGAAAAGCACTGGTCGTTCCCGACCTTCAGCGTGCATGGGGCGGAAAACGGCCTGTCGCACGTCTCGACCGTTGATCGCATGCGCCAGATTTTTGGCGATGCTGGTCGGGTCTATAGGCCTCCCTTCGTCAACCCGGGTGCGGGCCATCAGGATGCTCTGGTGGGAACGACGCGTCATGCGACCTTGCAGCAGATCCAGCAGTTTCTCGACGCCGACATACCGACGGGTGTAATCAAGGCCGACAGCGAAAAAGTGGTCTATCCGCCCTGGATCGGTCCGATCCTCACTGAAGAGCGCCCGAAGACGCCGGCGCTGGTGATCCGCCTTGGTTCGGCGCCCTCGCACCGGGCGACGGAAGCCGCATTGTTGCTGCGCATCCGGCTGGTCAACGAACGTATCTGTCGACCGGATGATGCGGCGAAGCCCTGGGATATCCAATATCTCATCGAACACCTTGTGGCCTATACCTCCAAGGCGCTTGAAGACGATGGCTGGGACGCATTCGAAGCCCCGCTGCCGGCCCGCATGCCGGGCAACGCTGGTGCGGGTCGCGGCAATGCGCTTCTGGTCCTGTTGGTCTACGACGAGGATGCGGCGTTGGCGGCACCGGACCTCGATCATGAGGAGCCACCGCCGCCGCTTGAACCCATTGCGGCACCACCGCCGATAATCGTGCTGCGCGAGACCGCCGCTCCGCGTGATCCGATTGCTGGTCCTGGCGGCGGGCTGTCGTTGCCGACCTTCGATTTCGACAGGCATCTGGCACAGCCCGGCCGTGCCGGGCAGGGGCCAGCCTACGGCTATTTCGTTGCCGATATCGCGAAGAAGCAGATGCGCCGGCTGGATCCGACAGGTGCGGGCAATGCCGCGAGCAAGCAGGCGATCGCCTTTGCCTTCAGTCGATTTGAAGAAATGGCCGTCGCTGTGGAGCGTGCGCTCGCCTTTCCCACTCCGAATACAAAGCGGCAGGGTTTCATGCAGGCAGCGCCTCTTCCCGTTGTCGAACAGGATTTCGACTTGAGGGACGGCGTCATTCCCTACGATCCGCCGGTGCAGCCGCCCCTGGAACCGACGCCGAACGGCACCAGTTTTACGCTGTCGTCGTGCCAGTATCCGGCCGGATTTCTCGACGAGGCCGTCGCCTACCATTCCTATCGCCGCATCGGCGAGCGGCTCGAGGCCAATGTCGGCATCAAGCCGCGCTTCGCGCTTTTCGTCGGCGACCAGGTCTATGTCGACCCGACAGCGGGCCTTTATGACCCGACCCGGCGGGACGATCGATATCGTCTGCCCTATGAAGCCTGGCTCAACCAGCAAAGCGTGCGCAACGTGCTGCGGAAGATCCCGTCCTTCATGCTGCTTGATGATCATGAGATCGACGACAATTGGGAGCCGATTTCCGATCCCGACGACGATGACAACGCCGAAAAGGTGACGCGGGGCATCGAAGCCTACAGGAAGTATCAGCGCGGCATGCATGCCAAGCTCGAGATGTTCGATTTCGACGGCTTTCATTTCTTCATGCTCGACACACGGACGCAGCGCACACACCGCAAGGTCGGCGACGGTCTTAGGACGGCGGCGATGATTGCGCCGGCGACGATGGACAGTTTGAAGCAATGGCTGTTGCTGGCGCCCGCACCGAAGTTCGTGGTGTCGCCGGTGATGTTCCTGCCGCGGCATCGGCGCGCCATCCAACGCGACCGCAGCCTGTCGTGGACGAACCTGAGTGCGCTGCATTCCGACGGCTGGGACGGTTATCCCAACACGCTTCGCGAGGTGCTTGCCTATATCGCCGAGAACCGGGTCGAGCATGTGGTGTTTCTCTCGGGCGATGAACATCGAGGCTGCATCGCCACCGTCGATCTATGCGATGAGGATGGCTCTCTCATCACTCGTCTACACTCGATCCACACGGCGGCGATGTTTGCGCCCTATCCCTTCGCCAACGGCATCGACGAGGAGATCGTCGACAGCGAGGCGATCGAGATCCGAAATGGTGCGAAGACCTACCGCTGCGTCGTCAATGCAACGCGCCCGGCGGCTGGAGACGGGGCGACATTTCTGCGTGTGCGTGCCGCTGCAGCCGGTTGGGAACTCGATTGCGAGTTCGGTGACGGTGCGATCCAGACACTGACGATCTGATCGCTGGACGCCTTCGCGTGAGATGTTTCAGCGATAGCCCGTCGCGTCGGCGGGCTTGTTCTGCTCCATCACCTCGCGCATGTAACGCCAGCAATCGGGGCGCGAGCCGTCGAGGTCGGTGAAGCCGTATTCCTGGGCAAGGCTGCCGCTCGACAGCGATTGCCCGTTCCACCGGGCCTTCTGCGGATCCGCGGCCAGCGCCGCGATGGCGCGGCCGACGAAGCGTGGACTTTCGGAAATGACGAAATGCGGCTGGATCTTCGTTGCCTCTCGCCAGGTCTCTTCCGTCACTTGGAAATGCTCCAGCATCATTTCAGAGCGCATCCAGCCAGGGGTAATCGAGATGGCCGTGGCGCCGTGCGGTTCCAGATCTTTGGCATGCGCCCAGGCCATGCGGTTGGCCGCGACCTTGGCGAGGTCGTAGAACGGCGAGAGCCGATAATGCTCGGCATTATATTCGGCCGTGCCGTCCGTCACCTCGACAAGCAGCCCGCCGCGATTTTCGATCATCAGCGGCAGGGCATGGTGGGCGGTGATCAGATGCGTGTCGATCGCCAGGCGCAACAGCTTCAAGCCGTTGTCGAGATCATGTTCCCATACCGCCTTGTTCCATTCGAACAGGTTTTCTCCACCCCAGACGTCGTTGACGAGAATGTCGAGCCGACCGTGCTCGCGCCGGATGCGTTCGATGAGAGCCTTCACCTGCGTGGATTGCAGGTGGTCGACCTGCACCGCGACGCCTTCGCCGCCGAGTTCGCTGACGAGTTCCGCCGTCTCCTCGATCGTTTCGGGGCGCTTGTATTCCGACTGCTGGCTTCTGGTGGTGCGGCCGGTGACATAGACGGTTGCGCCCGCCGCACCGAGTTCGGCGGCAATGCCGCGTCCGCCGCCGCGAGTGGCGCCTGCGACCAATGCAATTTTTCCCTTGAGCGTCATATTTTCCTCCATCGGTGATCGAGGCCATCTGGTCGTGGCTATGAGAATAGGATATATAAACGATTATTCGGTTATTAATTGGAGTCAAGATGCCACGGCCCAAAACAATGCCTGATGAAGATGTGTTGGCAGCCGCGTTGGCGATCATGCATGCGAGCGGCCCGGAGGGCCTGACCTTCGCCGCTCTTGCCACGGGCACCGGGCTCTCCGCCTCTACCCTGGTCCAGCGGTTTGAGAACAAGCAGAACCTCGTTCGGCGCACGCTTTTACAAGCCTGGGACGGGCTCGACCGATTGACTTCAGAGCTTTCCGCGAACTTGCCGAAGACACCGGAAGGCGCCGTCGACCTGCTCGTCGGACTGTCCGGCGGCTATGGCGGCATCGAAACCTATGCCGACGGGCTTCGGATCCTGCGCGAGGATTTGCGCGATCCGGCGCTTCGCGCCCGCGGCGCGCGATGGCGCGATGCGCTCTCACAGGCGCTGGATGAACGCCTCTCTGGTCCATCGGGGCCGGTGCCCGGCATTGGCCTCCTGATGGCGTCCCACTGGCAGGGGGCCCTGCTTTGGTGGAGTTTCGATCCGCAGATCCCGGTTGCGGATTTCGTCCGGCAGAGCCTGCGCCGTTTCGTGTCGGTCCTCGCCACAGGCGCATCCGCTCCACCGCTGCTTGAAGTGCTGCGCGACTGAGTCACGACAGGACCGGCCGGTCACCCGGCTTCAAATCCGCGTGACATTGCGCGCGGCCCCATGACGCGGCCGCGCATTCATCCTAGATCGAATGCATGATCAGGTTTGCTGCCGCATTTTTTTCTCTACTGCTGATGTGCTCCCTGGCGGTCGCACAGGATCGGCCACCGCTTGCGGCGCTGTTGGACGGCCTTGCGGCGCGCGACGACCTCAAGCCATTGAAAACCGCGATCGTCTCACAAGCTGGCTCTGTCCTTGCCGAGCGCGGCTACCGGGGCACCCGCCCTACGGACACCAACAACATCAAATCGGCTTCCAAATCGATCGTATCGGCTCTGGTCGGCATTGCGATCGACAAGGGCTTGCTTGAGGGCCCGGACCAGAAGATCGCTCCGATCCTCAAGCCGGACCTGCCGGCTTCGCCCGATCCGCGGCTTGAGGACATCACCATCGGCAATCTGCTTTCGATGCAGGCCGGTCTCGGAAGGATGTCCGGTCCGAATTACGGCCGCTGGGTGTCCAGCCGGAACTGGGTCCGCTCCGCACTCGCGCAGCCGTTCGACGACGAACCGGGCGGGCAGATGCTTTATTCGACCGCGTCCACCCATTTGCTCTCGGCAATCCTGACCAAGGTCAGCGGCAAGTCGACGCTTGCTCTCGCCCGCGAATGGCTTGGTCCGATCAAGGGTTTTCGCATCGATGCCTGGGACCGCGATCCCCAGGGCATCTATCTCGGCGGCAACCAGATGGCCATGAGTGCGCGATCTCTGCTTGCTTTCGGCGAGATTTACCGCAACGGCGGCAAAACGGCAGATGGAAGACAGGTGGTGCCGGCGCAATGGGTCGCACTTTCCTGGCAACCGCGCACCAATTCTCGGTTCTCCGGCGACATCTACGGCTACGGCTGGTTTCAGCGTCAGATCGCTGGCGAGACCGTGCATTTCGCCTGGGGCTATGGCGGCCAGATGCTCTATATCGTTCCGGCGTTGGATCTGACCGTGGTGATGACGTCTGAGGAGAGCGGCCCGTCGGCACGCACCGGTTACCGCGATGCGCTGCATCTGCTGCTCGGCGATATCATCGACACGGTCAGGGCGTCGCCGCGTCTCGGCGAATAGCTGCGTTTTCCACCCCATCACCGGCGAAACCTGCGGTGCCGGGTGCAGCCGCCGTGTCGCGTGCGTGGC encodes the following:
- a CDS encoding GMC family oxidoreductase N-terminal domain-containing protein; the protein is MQRSDIGKGRSQTDKGSEAVIDEALRQLAGEVGMSDLDTESKTAWISQGFERLVDRVRKAPANVHFDVLIIGSGYGGAVAASSFAGRMHEGRPISVGVLERGREYLPGSFPTGLGELPRHIRSDNNKEGLIDIRIGAEVVTVVANGVGGGSLINAGVMETPLPSIFHRGWPAALKDLSVWKSYFDRARDLLGSTIMGTPNTIANHVDGVPQKFRSVRSIAPDGNFRPASITVAMSDTVSSGNVRLNKCVRCGDCATGCNGGAKNSLDVNLLARAHEYGAEIFSGATVLTIARDGEAGWIVNSVYTDAKLRKRDGGTVPIRARKVVLGRRYSRLQRNPDAVTRIGPATARQEPRNTVLDQW
- a CDS encoding alkaline phosphatase D family protein, translating into MRSRGLGLQLPDKNLGTRCSTNGDMLVADYATTATVNTVADETVKPSARAIGPMITGVIDLRASAGVMIEEMSVPAALRIAFAEVFATLNTLHGLARHDGSRHRPGFPDDDIYAVPPARIGHSALYAVMADDGAAGRIELDGDLIATDRDGIARIRWDKLQGLPIFDKEIEALAALTKNSGGRLIPNPVWKLLPADLTWLLKDQRGPLATVQPLGGCVMADTGADGVVDHLGRVFTSADSDAVYDDLVVLDGSIIPTALATNPALTITAIALRAAETLADEWGYAAAEARPMGPPLVRPVFRSTDVAARAQSSEVEITERLVGRIRLTPTDGVEETRIVELTMRFTPTRLGQLTPNNGGHPILRVATEVPDRAIRSQIRIFPREVWETLETTWLPLHVKEQRLDAAVEFSAPISGSLRIFERQKSTLLGRVWRAGKAWTLNRGLRDGYQALVDGDDGPGIWSRLKSAFAIASRSGEIRALSYDLTIGPRDVGGKITLAGNRIVGTKTFTYERRCNPWRQLMEVRLDRFPGLSADSGERVLKLDVGYLARIGLPLFRIVNQRDGANTIGELLTFFGFVTRLLLGLHIWSFRSPDQDKRSSEAIVNRLPPTTLKLPGGASITAELHRIALAPERPDGGGNDIPGEVRLTRYRHPNTKKRPLVMFHGYSASGTTFAHHAVNPNFASHFWCTGRDIWIADLRTSAGQPTATQAWSFDQIGNVDVPAALKTVAATSPDGTVDVIAHCMGTVVFSIAVLNGHATGLVNRAAFTQVGPLVVFAPANIFRAYVVRYLIDFLPDCYSFNPKEPTLADDLLDRLLSTLPYPVEEFDVENPLWPTKRTPWTRTRHRMDALYGRDFNVRNMEPEMLRYIDEHFGPLSLSTVSSTLHFVRYSTMTDFHGRNRLVSRQNLEKHWSFPTFSVHGAENGLSHVSTVDRMRQIFGDAGRVYRPPFVNPGAGHQDALVGTTRHATLQQIQQFLDADIPTGVIKADSEKVVYPPWIGPILTEERPKTPALVIRLGSAPSHRATEAALLLRIRLVNERICRPDDAAKPWDIQYLIEHLVAYTSKALEDDGWDAFEAPLPARMPGNAGAGRGNALLVLLVYDEDAALAAPDLDHEEPPPPLEPIAAPPPIIVLRETAAPRDPIAGPGGGLSLPTFDFDRHLAQPGRAGQGPAYGYFVADIAKKQMRRLDPTGAGNAASKQAIAFAFSRFEEMAVAVERALAFPTPNTKRQGFMQAAPLPVVEQDFDLRDGVIPYDPPVQPPLEPTPNGTSFTLSSCQYPAGFLDEAVAYHSYRRIGERLEANVGIKPRFALFVGDQVYVDPTAGLYDPTRRDDRYRLPYEAWLNQQSVRNVLRKIPSFMLLDDHEIDDNWEPISDPDDDDNAEKVTRGIEAYRKYQRGMHAKLEMFDFDGFHFFMLDTRTQRTHRKVGDGLRTAAMIAPATMDSLKQWLLLAPAPKFVVSPVMFLPRHRRAIQRDRSLSWTNLSALHSDGWDGYPNTLREVLAYIAENRVEHVVFLSGDEHRGCIATVDLCDEDGSLITRLHSIHTAAMFAPYPFANGIDEEIVDSEAIEIRNGAKTYRCVVNATRPAAGDGATFLRVRAAAAGWELDCEFGDGAIQTLTI
- a CDS encoding SDR family oxidoreductase; protein product: MTLKGKIALVAGATRGGGRGIAAELGAAGATVYVTGRTTRSQQSEYKRPETIEETAELVSELGGEGVAVQVDHLQSTQVKALIERIRREHGRLDILVNDVWGGENLFEWNKAVWEHDLDNGLKLLRLAIDTHLITAHHALPLMIENRGGLLVEVTDGTAEYNAEHYRLSPFYDLAKVAANRMAWAHAKDLEPHGATAISITPGWMRSEMMLEHFQVTEETWREATKIQPHFVISESPRFVGRAIAALAADPQKARWNGQSLSSGSLAQEYGFTDLDGSRPDCWRYMREVMEQNKPADATGYR
- a CDS encoding TetR family transcriptional regulator: MPRPKTMPDEDVLAAALAIMHASGPEGLTFAALATGTGLSASTLVQRFENKQNLVRRTLLQAWDGLDRLTSELSANLPKTPEGAVDLLVGLSGGYGGIETYADGLRILREDLRDPALRARGARWRDALSQALDERLSGPSGPVPGIGLLMASHWQGALLWWSFDPQIPVADFVRQSLRRFVSVLATGASAPPLLEVLRD
- a CDS encoding serine hydrolase domain-containing protein, yielding MIRFAAAFFSLLLMCSLAVAQDRPPLAALLDGLAARDDLKPLKTAIVSQAGSVLAERGYRGTRPTDTNNIKSASKSIVSALVGIAIDKGLLEGPDQKIAPILKPDLPASPDPRLEDITIGNLLSMQAGLGRMSGPNYGRWVSSRNWVRSALAQPFDDEPGGQMLYSTASTHLLSAILTKVSGKSTLALAREWLGPIKGFRIDAWDRDPQGIYLGGNQMAMSARSLLAFGEIYRNGGKTADGRQVVPAQWVALSWQPRTNSRFSGDIYGYGWFQRQIAGETVHFAWGYGGQMLYIVPALDLTVVMTSEESGPSARTGYRDALHLLLGDIIDTVRASPRLGE